The Aureispira anguillae genome contains a region encoding:
- a CDS encoding T9SS type A sorting domain-containing protein has translation MKVIFTSCLLFLLASTLTTAQTVFSETFNGSTTPTGWTNTATTGGPWAFSTGAGYTVSTILDHTNNGGNYAWIDFSGPDAGVILETPVINVSTLTVPYLKFYFESHYNGSLGTYNLMYVEAWDGSAWVTVTTLQGDTGYGWDEYGFNVTSYVYGGSNLRIRFRGESGGASNDYHNDLLLDDVEVMEMPTCPTPNGLSAGNITATSADFTWTENGTATNWQIEYGAQGFTQGTGTSVFTTNNNPHNQTGLASSTTFDLYVRSVCSPGDTSAWFGPVNFTTACAVAVAPWSENFFGGSTPNCWTESGSESWRYSTNSGYASASAGDHTGNGGNYAWIDGSSPSGASQISTLTSPPVDVSGLAVPLLSYWVFSHNPDDNTYNTLTVEVYDGAAWSTVNTVNTDQGNGWVNMIVGLQNLTITGPVQVRFTIAENSPGTAFYNDILIDDVEIKDAPNVSADTLLGLQTLYCSAAVNVDLVIRNKSGNAENDVPWAVESNGMIIASGSIATMAPNSADTIPLLLGGVGPAGPNAVITAYTYLAADQTSSDDTLTASVGMSYTGVNANVTNPVGCTGSANGQIVSAGHSGIGAYTYLWDAAAGSQTSSTASGLAAGTYTLTVTDSIGCSSVATLTLIDPPTMSLNSSSTDLTCNGNNSGTANVTATGGVPGYAYLWSNGQMSSQLMNAAAGTYMVTVTDANGCEMTDSVTLTEPTVFGATVIDNSDGTATASATGGVAPYTYQWGPNAGNQTGATASGLTTGGVYYVVVTDANGCTDVVSFQAIVLDVETINANTNISMYPNPSSGNVFVELNLVETNDVIISITNVTGQVVMTHQLGQTNSNKVELETTSLPTGIYMVQFNVGSEQITKKLILTK, from the coding sequence ATGAAAGTCATTTTTACTAGCTGTCTGCTCTTTTTGTTAGCAAGCACATTGACGACTGCCCAAACTGTTTTTTCAGAAACATTCAATGGCTCAACAACCCCTACTGGATGGACTAATACCGCAACAACAGGAGGTCCTTGGGCATTCAGCACAGGGGCAGGCTATACTGTTTCTACAATCCTAGATCACACCAATAATGGTGGTAATTATGCTTGGATTGATTTTTCTGGACCAGATGCTGGGGTTATTTTAGAAACTCCTGTTATTAACGTTTCTACACTAACTGTTCCCTATTTAAAGTTTTATTTTGAAAGTCATTATAATGGAAGCCTAGGTACTTACAATTTAATGTACGTAGAAGCATGGGATGGCTCTGCATGGGTAACGGTTACCACCCTACAAGGTGATACTGGCTATGGCTGGGATGAGTATGGCTTCAATGTTACTTCTTATGTCTATGGAGGTAGCAACTTAAGAATTCGTTTCCGTGGTGAATCTGGAGGTGCTAGCAATGATTATCATAACGACCTTTTGTTAGACGACGTTGAAGTAATGGAAATGCCCACTTGCCCAACGCCTAATGGTCTATCAGCTGGTAATATCACTGCTACTTCTGCCGATTTTACTTGGACAGAAAATGGTACGGCTACCAACTGGCAAATCGAATATGGTGCTCAAGGGTTTACTCAGGGTACTGGTACTTCAGTTTTTACTACCAATAACAATCCACACAACCAAACGGGTTTAGCTTCAAGTACAACATTTGACTTGTATGTTCGTTCCGTTTGTTCTCCTGGTGATACTAGTGCATGGTTTGGTCCTGTTAATTTCACAACGGCTTGTGCTGTAGCTGTAGCTCCATGGTCTGAAAACTTCTTTGGAGGTAGTACCCCAAACTGTTGGACAGAATCTGGTTCAGAATCTTGGCGCTATAGTACAAATTCAGGATACGCTTCTGCTTCTGCTGGTGACCATACTGGCAATGGTGGTAACTATGCTTGGATTGATGGATCTTCTCCTAGTGGTGCTTCTCAAATCAGTACATTAACAAGTCCCCCTGTTGATGTTAGTGGTTTAGCAGTTCCTTTGCTTTCTTACTGGGTTTTTTCTCATAATCCTGATGACAACACCTATAATACCCTAACGGTTGAAGTTTATGACGGTGCAGCATGGAGTACGGTTAATACAGTTAACACGGATCAAGGAAATGGCTGGGTTAATATGATTGTTGGGCTACAGAATTTAACTATAACTGGTCCTGTACAAGTTCGTTTTACTATTGCAGAAAACTCTCCAGGTACTGCTTTTTACAATGATATTTTGATTGATGATGTAGAAATCAAAGATGCTCCTAATGTTTCTGCTGATACTTTACTTGGGCTACAAACACTTTATTGTAGTGCGGCAGTTAATGTAGATTTAGTTATTCGCAACAAATCTGGTAATGCTGAAAATGATGTTCCATGGGCTGTTGAGTCTAACGGAATGATCATTGCGAGTGGATCTATTGCTACCATGGCTCCTAATAGTGCAGACACAATTCCTTTATTGTTAGGTGGCGTTGGTCCTGCTGGTCCTAATGCAGTTATTACAGCTTATACTTATTTAGCAGCTGATCAAACCTCTTCGGACGATACATTAACGGCTAGTGTTGGAATGTCTTATACAGGTGTTAATGCCAATGTAACCAACCCTGTTGGATGTACTGGTAGCGCCAATGGACAAATTGTATCTGCTGGACATAGCGGAATAGGTGCTTATACTTATTTGTGGGATGCTGCTGCTGGTAGCCAAACTTCTAGTACGGCATCTGGTTTAGCCGCTGGTACTTATACCCTAACTGTTACAGATTCTATTGGTTGTTCTTCTGTTGCTACACTAACTCTAATAGATCCTCCAACAATGTCATTGAATAGCTCTAGCACAGATCTAACTTGTAATGGGAATAATAGCGGAACAGCTAACGTTACTGCTACAGGTGGTGTTCCTGGTTATGCTTACCTATGGTCTAATGGTCAAATGAGTAGCCAATTAATGAATGCTGCTGCTGGCACTTATATGGTAACGGTAACCGATGCCAATGGTTGTGAAATGACCGACTCTGTTACACTAACTGAGCCTACTGTTTTTGGAGCAACTGTTATTGACAATTCTGATGGAACTGCTACAGCTAGTGCAACTGGAGGAGTAGCTCCTTACACTTATCAATGGGGACCCAATGCAGGCAATCAAACAGGTGCTACAGCTTCTGGTTTGACAACTGGTGGTGTTTACTATGTAGTTGTTACAGATGCCAATGGCTGTACAGATGTTGTTTCTTTCCAAGCAATTGTTCTTGATGTAGAAACAATCAATGCAAATACTAACATAAGCATGTATCCTAACCCTAGTAGCGGTAATGTTTTTGTTGAATTGAATTTAGTGGAAACCAATGACGTTATCATTAGCATCACTAATGTAACAGGTCAAGTTGTTATGACACACCAATTGGGGCAAACTAATTCTAACAAAGTTGAATTAGAAACTACGTCTTTACCAACTGGTATCTACATGGTTCAATTTAATGTAGGTTCTGAGCAAATAACCAAGAAATTAATTCTTACGAAATAA